The following nucleotide sequence is from Aedes aegypti strain LVP_AGWG chromosome 3, AaegL5.0 Primary Assembly, whole genome shotgun sequence.
AATGCTATTCAACAGATGCTGATAACGATAACATCCGAGCTGGAATCCTCAGCTGACCATTTGTCATTTTCACAACAACgagtagggtaactgggggcATAACGCGCCGGTTAAGGAAGGAAGCGATTTTAGCTGTAAAAGACATTACTATAAGCTCTTTTTATATCATGATCTGATTGAAAATTAGACAACCCGTTGAAAATCTCTTATGCAATCTCGAGTTTATGAATTTAGAGCTTATATAAAAAAGGATGATATAACCCTACTTCAACATTATACTTTTGGGGAGTTTTGATCAAAAAATGCAAATTAATTCAGATCTTTTTTCTTTAATAAATGATTTACCTTTTCACCGAGCATGCAGCTCCTCTGGTGCCAGCTTGCCCCGGTTTGAGTGGCGGGGTACGAGCAATGAAATCCTGTTTCAGAATTCGTTAAAGAATCCTGCTCCATGTCGCTGTTACGAATCGCAGTCTTATTAGGTTGCTGGGCCCGATTAACTATATCTAGAGGTAAATGAAAAAGGATTGCATTAAAATTGGTGTTGAGCGGGATAATTCATGTTTTCAAACCAAGTTTTGGCTCCAGCCAATATTGTTCTAGTTTTTTCCAGCTGTGTTTTAAAGTATACTGAATATCGATCGATTGAAGGTACTTACCCCTTATAGTTGTGGTGTACGAGTCTTGATCCCTCTCGAGGCTGGCAGCAATAATGGTTGAGGCGCTTGCACTAATCGAGCTATTGGAGCCACGAGTGTTTGCCGTTATGATTCCTATATTAGAAGTTTTATTCGATGCTTTACTTCGACTAATCAACATGGGAACATTCCTGTTCGGCCTGTTAACCGATGATCTGCAGAAATATGTGAGCACTGCCAAAAAAGCTAGTACACAAAGCACGGTCACGCCGGCCAAAGCGCTTATAGTGGTCGTTGTCCACTTTATAGCCGATTCggttatttcatcaaaatcaaCTGTGAGGGGGACAATGGTAGATTTAGGTGGGAACCCTGTGTCTGTTGCGATTATATGCAGTTTAAAATTCATCTTGTCAGGTACGTCGTACTTCAACCAAACAGTTCCTCCGGAGTCTACATAAAACAAATTGGCATGGTCGCCTCGTAGCGAGTAAGTGATTTTATCCCTTACATCTCCGTCTGCCGCCTCAACTTTTCCTAAAGCCAAGGGAGTCGAAAAATTACGATTTCTAATTTTGAATGTATAGTGAGGTTTTCTAAATCGAGGCTCCCAGTCATTAACGTCTAGGACTTCAACGAGCACTTCCGCATATTCTCTGTTGCTGCCATCATTCAATTCCACGGTGAATTTATGAGTAGGCTTTGTTTCAAAATCCAGCCATCTGCTTAATTTAATATTGCCATTTCTATCTATTGAAAACCAATACAGCTCGGTGTCGTTTAGAATTCTAAGGTTGGCATTCCACGCCATGTTTCCTTTAATGAGTTTTAAAATTGTACTGCCCGGGTTATAATTCTCTTTTATCTTCAGTCTGTATGTAGATTGCATAAAACTTGCTTTATCAACAGTTTCAACGACAGTAGATTGTTTTTGTGACAGTATTACTGTGC
It contains:
- the LOC5569008 gene encoding protocadherin Fat 4 isoform X1, whose translation is MWKTGAFIILGLCFVKAQIHLIDSRCYLAEGGSAENFLASEDAAVGSVLGTLGINGDPKTDISLSLREKDSPVTIAPLSKNIILSKPLDKEGLEGPASVYVNVICDRRMSNDPSFLIPVNIRVTDVNDNSPAWIGAPYVVNISEVTIVGTRILQGIRALDMDQPGPYSTIEYQVLPGPHSKFVAFISPLEGTLVLKHELDYETLKNFTVVLRAQDQGSPPKYSDSTLTVFVLDADDQNPKFFQDVYHGSFQGNQVPSEVMFHTESIRAIDQDSGLNASLTYSIVPSSHSKFFTIDPKTAVLKLTKHLNLSNPITLVVKATQLDNNDRYALSTVILSQKQSTVVETVDKASFMQSTYRLKIKENYNPGSTILKLIKGNMAWNANLRILNDTELYWFSIDRNGNIKLSRWLDFETKPTHKFTVELNDGSNREYAEVLVEVLDVNDWEPRFRKPHYTFKIRNRNFSTPLALGKVEAADGDVRDKITYSLRGDHANLFYVDSGGTVWLKYDVPDKMNFKLHIIATDTGFPPKSTIVPLTVDFDEITESAIKWTTTTISALAGVTVLCVLAFLAVLTYFCRSSVNRPNRNVPMLISRSKASNKTSNIGIITANTRGSNSSISASASTIIAASLERDQDSYTTTIRDIVNRAQQPNKTAIRNSDMEQDSLTNSETGFHCSYPATQTGASWHQRSCMLGEKVTNDNDTNGENKLTVYF